A section of the Anabaena cylindrica PCC 7122 genome encodes:
- a CDS encoding rRNA large subunit pseudouridine synthase E produces the protein MTNDFKYIIFHKPYGVLSQFTQESPQHITLKDYIDVPDVYAVGRLDWDSEGLLLLTNDGNLQHRLSNPQFGHKRTYWVQVERIPDAEAINKLCTGVEIQNYRTRPAQVKLFLEAPAVNERNPPIRFRKNIPTAWLEMTLTEGKNRQVRRMTAAVGFPTLRLIRVSIAQLQLNSLQLGEWRDLTPSEIQDLKKFRF, from the coding sequence ATGACCAATGACTTTAAGTATATTATTTTTCATAAACCCTATGGAGTTCTCAGCCAATTTACTCAGGAATCTCCCCAACACATTACGCTGAAAGACTATATTGATGTTCCTGATGTTTATGCTGTGGGGCGTTTAGATTGGGATAGTGAAGGTTTACTCTTGTTAACCAATGATGGAAATTTACAGCATCGTCTCTCTAACCCGCAGTTTGGACATAAACGTACTTACTGGGTACAAGTAGAACGCATTCCTGATGCTGAGGCTATCAATAAGTTATGCACAGGGGTAGAGATTCAAAATTATCGGACTCGACCTGCGCAAGTTAAGCTATTTTTAGAAGCACCTGCGGTCAATGAGCGTAACCCCCCGATTAGATTTAGAAAAAATATTCCTACAGCTTGGCTAGAAATGACTCTCACGGAAGGGAAAAACCGTCAGGTGCGACGTATGACTGCTGCGGTAGGGTTTCCTACTTTACGATTGATCAGGGTGAGTATTGCCCAGCTACAATTAAATAGTCTACAACTAGGTGAATGGCGCGACCTCACACCCTCAGAAATACAAGACCTGAAAAAATTTCGGTTTTAA
- a CDS encoding SDR family NAD(P)-dependent oxidoreductase, whose protein sequence is MIKNKVLITGGAGLVGSHIADQLVKQGVSEIVILDNFVRGKKANLEWAIANGNINIIEGDIRDQKLLNKIMPGVDVLFHQAAIRITQCAEDPRLALEVLVDGTYNVLESAVKSQVKKVIAASSASVLGMAEEFPTTESHHPYNNRTFYGAAKTFNEGMLRTFNEMYGLDYVALRYFNVYGTRMDIYGVYTEVLVRWMDRIIEGKPPLIFGNGLQTMDFISVEDIARANILAAQSDIRDDVFNIASGIETSLNDLAFSLLKVMKSDLKPEYADERTVNPVQKRLADTSKAERLLGFKAEISLEEGLTRLVDWWKTTKNFL, encoded by the coding sequence ATGATCAAAAATAAAGTGTTAATAACTGGTGGTGCAGGATTAGTTGGCTCTCATATTGCCGATCAATTAGTTAAACAAGGAGTTTCAGAAATTGTTATTCTTGATAACTTTGTCAGGGGTAAGAAAGCTAATTTGGAATGGGCAATTGCCAATGGGAATATCAACATTATCGAAGGAGATATTCGAGATCAAAAATTGCTGAACAAAATTATGCCCGGTGTTGATGTTCTTTTTCATCAAGCTGCAATTCGTATTACTCAATGTGCCGAAGATCCAAGATTAGCATTAGAAGTATTGGTTGATGGTACTTATAATGTTTTAGAATCAGCGGTTAAGTCACAAGTTAAGAAAGTTATCGCAGCTTCTTCCGCTTCTGTTCTGGGTATGGCAGAGGAATTTCCTACTACTGAATCTCATCACCCTTATAATAACCGGACTTTTTATGGTGCAGCCAAAACCTTTAATGAGGGTATGTTACGCACATTTAATGAAATGTATGGATTGGATTATGTAGCATTACGCTATTTTAACGTTTATGGTACAAGGATGGATATTTATGGCGTTTATACCGAAGTATTAGTTAGATGGATGGATCGTATTATAGAGGGAAAACCACCGCTTATTTTTGGTAATGGATTACAAACAATGGATTTTATTTCAGTGGAAGATATTGCTAGAGCAAATATTTTAGCTGCTCAAAGTGATATTAGGGATGATGTTTTTAATATTGCTAGTGGGATAGAAACTAGTTTGAATGATTTAGCTTTTAGTCTTTTAAAAGTCATGAAATCTGATCTTAAACCTGAATACGCAGATGAAAGAACAGTTAATCCTGTACAAAAAAGATTGGCTGATACTAGCAAAGCTGAAAGATTACTAGGATTTAAAGCTGAGATTTCTTTAGAAGAAGGTTTAACTCGTTTAGTTGATTGGTGGAAAACAACGAAGAATTTTTTATAA
- a CDS encoding Uma2 family endonuclease: MIQALPKTKLVTFEEFIQWKPDGEFYELHDGEIVKMNPPLGKHERSTGFLVTKLVVEFYRLNLPYFIPKQALVKPPTSESAYSPDVLLIDSRNLVNEPLWEKESTVTQSDSVPLLIEIVSTNWRVDYYKKYSDYEEMGIKEYWIVDYQPFGATKFVNDPKQPTISVCSLVGDNYEIDSFRGDNLIISPTFPELNLTTNQIFLAGS, encoded by the coding sequence ATGATTCAAGCCTTACCGAAAACCAAGCTAGTAACCTTTGAGGAGTTTATTCAATGGAAACCAGATGGGGAATTCTATGAACTTCACGATGGGGAAATTGTCAAGATGAATCCACCATTGGGAAAACATGAAAGAAGTACCGGGTTTTTAGTAACAAAACTCGTAGTAGAGTTTTACAGACTCAATCTTCCCTACTTTATTCCCAAACAGGCATTAGTTAAACCACCGACAAGCGAATCAGCTTATTCCCCAGATGTTTTGTTGATAGACTCCAGAAACTTGGTCAATGAACCACTTTGGGAAAAAGAATCAACAGTAACTCAAAGTGATTCAGTCCCCTTACTTATAGAAATTGTCAGCACTAATTGGCGAGTAGATTACTATAAAAAATATAGTGACTATGAGGAAATGGGAATTAAAGAATACTGGATAGTAGATTACCAGCCTTTTGGTGCTACTAAATTTGTGAATGACCCCAAACAGCCTACCATATCAGTTTGTTCTCTAGTTGGGGATAATTATGAAATCGACTCATTCAGGGGTGATAACCTCATAATTTCACCTACTTTCCCAGAATTGAACTTAACTACTAACCAGATTTTTCTAGCTGGTAGCTGA
- a CDS encoding glycosyltransferase yields MKIDLIYLDSSSFPWNVGKGWLQTLEKMKLLGQVFSVNESSYEILFQNLKKSTSDIIIIIGGDHYLPFLHDQPQKRDFWQNLEQTTVCLCWETIINAKFPNTIEKSASASLCFDYFICCDERDLSFFENRKNVCFSPVCVDEDSFKIKTPIDQRQKQMFFFGQITNFNIPGVYDQRRELLQQLLAARAVVFVNGWIETHNSPDVLVNLYNNFYAIINLPTNMGGYTQRVFEAMSCGTALLQYRLQSQPICSSLFVEYEDYIPYDIGNFPQLLHLVQNLNNLFDLEKITKQAREKILNYHTIEKRIQQIIKFVQDGEKIENQILPELKVEAISTNLSKFSYGQTKSKKCKICNSDSHYFSTAKILQKYDADYFQCSHCGFVQTEHPYWLDEAYSEAIAPSDVGLVYRNNMMANITAKLLFNYFDHDAKFLDYGGGYGLFVRLMRDQGFNFYWQDKFCQNLFATGFELIETIKSELLLVTAFELFEHFTDPLQELEVMLKLAPNILFSTSLLPDNNPKPDEWWYYTPHEGQHIAIYTIKSLEILAKKYNLKLYTDGSSLHLLTTNKNLPENLFDNIKIGELLSSQKESLLYRDFNQVVSKILTINNSLNVDQLINIPEIKTPIILIDGVFFQLYKTGIARVWKSLLEQWSSTEFANHIVVLDRADTAPKIDGIRYRNISPYNYNNTESDHQMLQQICDEEAAELFISTYYTTPIDTPSVFMAYDMIPEVLGGNLNEPMWLEKHHAIKHASAFISISENTAKDLNTFFPEIPLESITVAHCGVSSHFSPASNSEINAFKYKYGINKPYFLLGGLAGYKNTILFFQAFSQLSNKHSFDIVSTGAGNQLSSEWRRYTAGCTFHGLQLSDDELRLAYAGAIALVYPSQYEGFGMPVAEAMACGCPVITTSNASLPEVGGEAVIYVKDNNIESMTNALCEVQKPSLRRYLIEAGLKQSQKFSWSKMANIVSDILISQTLNPFNLRYINLIMFPDWNQSEDDLYLQLGEVIRTIATDSNAHQTTLLIYVSNTEPETADLILSSIAMNLMMEDEIDITESMQISLVVEISEKQWKILLPHLHSRIVLEVENQQAIAKFQAEQLPNFEI; encoded by the coding sequence ATGAAAATAGACTTAATTTATCTCGACTCTTCTTCCTTTCCTTGGAACGTTGGTAAAGGATGGTTGCAAACTTTAGAAAAAATGAAATTATTAGGTCAAGTATTTTCTGTAAATGAATCAAGCTATGAGATTTTATTTCAAAACCTAAAAAAAAGTACAAGTGATATCATAATAATAATAGGAGGAGATCATTATTTACCTTTTCTACATGATCAACCTCAAAAACGAGATTTCTGGCAAAATTTAGAACAGACTACTGTTTGTCTTTGCTGGGAAACTATAATTAATGCTAAATTTCCTAATACGATTGAGAAATCGGCAAGTGCTAGTTTATGTTTTGATTACTTTATTTGCTGTGATGAAAGAGACTTAAGTTTTTTTGAAAATAGAAAAAATGTTTGTTTTTCTCCAGTTTGTGTTGATGAAGATAGTTTTAAAATCAAAACTCCTATTGACCAGCGTCAAAAACAAATGTTTTTCTTTGGACAGATTACAAATTTTAATATTCCTGGTGTATATGACCAAAGAAGAGAATTATTACAGCAGTTATTAGCAGCAAGGGCAGTAGTATTTGTCAATGGATGGATTGAAACTCACAATTCACCAGATGTGTTAGTTAATCTCTACAATAATTTTTATGCAATAATTAACCTGCCTACTAATATGGGAGGTTATACACAAAGAGTTTTTGAAGCAATGTCTTGTGGAACAGCACTATTACAATATAGATTACAATCTCAACCTATATGTAGTAGTTTATTTGTTGAGTATGAAGATTATATTCCCTATGATATTGGCAATTTTCCACAATTACTACATCTTGTTCAAAATCTAAATAATTTATTTGACTTAGAAAAAATAACTAAACAAGCTAGAGAAAAAATCTTAAATTATCATACAATAGAAAAAAGAATCCAGCAAATTATTAAATTTGTACAAGATGGTGAAAAAATTGAAAATCAAATTCTTCCGGAACTAAAAGTTGAAGCAATATCAACTAATTTATCAAAATTCTCCTACGGTCAAACAAAATCAAAAAAATGTAAAATTTGTAATTCAGATTCTCATTACTTCTCTACAGCAAAAATACTTCAGAAATATGATGCTGATTATTTTCAGTGTTCTCACTGTGGTTTTGTACAAACAGAACATCCTTACTGGTTGGATGAGGCTTATTCAGAAGCAATTGCCCCTAGTGATGTAGGTTTAGTGTATCGTAATAATATGATGGCAAATATTACAGCTAAGTTGCTATTTAATTATTTCGATCACGACGCTAAATTTTTAGATTATGGCGGTGGTTATGGTCTTTTTGTCAGGTTGATGAGAGACCAGGGGTTTAATTTTTATTGGCAAGATAAATTTTGTCAAAATCTTTTTGCAACAGGTTTTGAATTAATAGAGACAATTAAATCTGAGTTGTTATTAGTTACAGCATTTGAGTTATTTGAACATTTTACTGATCCCTTGCAAGAATTAGAGGTAATGCTTAAATTAGCTCCTAATATTTTATTTAGTACATCATTATTACCGGACAATAATCCTAAACCTGATGAATGGTGGTATTATACTCCTCATGAAGGTCAACATATTGCTATTTATACAATAAAATCCTTAGAAATATTAGCGAAAAAGTATAACTTAAAGCTATATACAGATGGGTCTTCTTTACATCTATTAACTACAAACAAAAATCTACCCGAAAATTTATTTGATAACATTAAAATAGGTGAATTACTATCATCTCAAAAAGAATCTCTTTTGTATCGTGATTTCAACCAAGTTGTTAGTAAAATACTAACAATAAATAATTCATTAAATGTCGATCAACTAATAAATATTCCTGAAATAAAAACACCTATTATCCTAATTGATGGTGTATTTTTTCAACTCTATAAAACCGGAATTGCTAGAGTTTGGAAATCTCTTTTGGAACAATGGTCAAGCACTGAATTTGCCAACCATATTGTAGTTTTAGATAGGGCTGACACTGCCCCCAAAATTGATGGTATTCGTTATCGGAATATATCTCCCTATAACTATAACAATACTGAAAGTGATCACCAGATGCTTCAGCAGATTTGCGATGAAGAAGCAGCAGAATTATTTATTTCCACCTATTACACCACTCCCATTGATACACCATCTGTATTTATGGCTTATGACATGATACCAGAAGTTTTAGGCGGCAACTTAAATGAACCAATGTGGCTGGAAAAACATCACGCAATCAAACATGCATCTGCCTTTATTTCCATATCAGAAAATACAGCTAAAGACCTAAATACATTTTTCCCAGAGATACCATTAGAATCAATTACCGTTGCTCATTGTGGGGTTTCTTCTCATTTTTCCCCTGCTTCTAACAGTGAAATTAATGCTTTCAAATATAAATACGGCATCAATAAACCATATTTCTTATTAGGTGGATTGGCGGGATATAAAAACACAATTTTATTTTTTCAAGCATTCTCCCAACTTAGTAATAAACACAGTTTTGATATAGTATCTACTGGCGCAGGTAATCAATTATCTTCCGAATGGCGACGGTATACTGCTGGATGTACTTTTCATGGATTGCAGTTAAGTGATGATGAATTAAGACTAGCTTATGCTGGAGCAATAGCATTAGTCTATCCTTCTCAATATGAAGGTTTTGGAATGCCGGTAGCCGAAGCAATGGCCTGTGGTTGTCCTGTAATTACTACTTCTAATGCTTCTTTACCTGAAGTTGGAGGAGAAGCAGTAATTTATGTTAAAGATAATAATATTGAGAGTATGACTAATGCTTTATGTGAAGTACAGAAACCTAGTTTAAGACGCTATTTAATTGAAGCAGGATTGAAACAATCTCAAAAGTTTTCTTGGTCTAAAATGGCCAATATTGTTAGCGATATTTTAATTAGTCAAACTCTTAACCCTTTTAATCTTCGATATATTAATCTCATCATGTTTCCTGACTGGAATCAATCAGAAGATGATTTATATTTGCAACTTGGGGAAGTGATCAGAACCATAGCTACTGATTCTAATGCTCATCAAACAACCTTACTGATATATGTTAGTAATACCGAGCCAGAAACCGCTGATTTAATCTTATCTAGCATCGCTATGAATTTAATGATGGAAGATGAGATAGATATTACTGAAAGTATGCAAATTTCTCTAGTGGTGGAAATCAGTGAAAAACAGTGGAAAATACTTTTACCACATCTGCACAGCAGAATTGTATTAGAAGTAGAAAATCAACAAGCAATCGCTAAATTCCAAGCTGAACAATTACCCAATTTTGAAATATAA
- a CDS encoding DUF4327 family protein, with translation MTQQVIHTMVKLQRNVQSLVESNIIKPTDSIWKIALLYGNDWQHWKQELEDFGFSVQDPIADLLAVENWDDN, from the coding sequence ATGACTCAGCAAGTAATTCACACTATGGTGAAATTGCAGCGTAACGTGCAATCACTCGTAGAATCGAATATTATCAAGCCAACCGATAGCATCTGGAAAATTGCCTTGCTATATGGTAATGACTGGCAGCATTGGAAACAGGAATTGGAAGACTTTGGCTTTAGTGTACAAGATCCAATTGCTGACCTACTAGCCGTGGAAAATTGGGACGACAACTAA
- a CDS encoding tetratricopeptide repeat protein codes for MAISSDDYLIKRGKQIERKKRIVTYIGLVSFCGSMLFGGVTTIQKAWESPLPSPVQSVETELQKQVKGYELVLQREPNNQLALEKLSMIRLQSGDKQGAIALMEKLVQQHPDRQDYQTILADAKKKESDNP; via the coding sequence ATGGCAATTTCCAGCGACGACTATTTGATTAAGCGTGGTAAGCAGATTGAACGTAAGAAAAGAATTGTTACATATATTGGACTGGTTTCATTTTGTGGTTCAATGCTTTTTGGGGGTGTAACTACTATACAAAAGGCTTGGGAAAGTCCCCTACCATCACCAGTACAATCGGTGGAGACTGAACTACAAAAACAAGTAAAAGGTTATGAGTTGGTTTTGCAGCGAGAACCAAACAATCAATTAGCGCTGGAGAAACTATCTATGATCCGGTTGCAGTCGGGGGATAAGCAAGGTGCGATCGCACTCATGGAGAAATTGGTGCAGCAGCATCCTGACAGGCAGGATTATCAGACTATTTTGGCGGATGCGAAGAAGAAGGAGAGCGATAATCCCTAG
- a CDS encoding serine/threonine phosphatase, whose product MLICPHCEFENPNDNKFCQKCGTSLIHRTCHQCSADVLLDMQYCQNCGAECGTIWWAIITQETSVAVSEVEDGKLTQHQGSTSSQPQFAVGSFLDRGQRYQLLEPLPSPEVFAANTEVKVRVLDCQPYQISPIEAVLDNGPQGLIVPSVSVIGIPPLAQAYVTLQPDRPPGIPLIHDAWQQDNIQVVLIEDRSHWQLLIDAWQDQETNPLQILHWCYQMIQLWGILERVNCRQSLLELSNLRLDEDQTLGLQRLYLEIPGGNLSPDEEESLTIKALGRVWHAICRESQRTQLGSAMQILEDLEVGKIETLEELRSRLQDIATELEPPSPADFSSTATNNTTSPTMLQDNYREDIDKNEDAPTMILSMQLKSVENTGRTDVGRQRNHNEDYFGIETSQQKLELPRSRILQARGIYILCDGMGGHASGEVASELAVKTVRQYLRQNWVSEELPTAETIQAAVFLANQTIYNLNQQDARSGVGRMGTTLVMLLMQNTKLAVAHVGDSRLYRVTRKRGLEQLTVDHEVGQREIAKGVDFTIAYARPDAYQLTQALGPRDTNFLHPHVDFFEIREDTLLLLASDGLSDNDLLENHWQTHLEPLLSSGVNLELGLNDLIDLANEHNGHDNITGILIRVKVCPNQQNFP is encoded by the coding sequence ATGCTGATTTGCCCTCACTGCGAATTTGAAAACCCTAATGACAATAAGTTCTGTCAAAAATGTGGCACGTCCTTAATTCACAGGACTTGTCATCAATGTAGCGCAGATGTGCTTTTAGATATGCAATACTGCCAAAACTGTGGTGCTGAATGCGGCACAATTTGGTGGGCAATTATTACCCAAGAAACATCTGTTGCTGTTTCAGAAGTTGAAGATGGTAAATTAACACAACATCAGGGAAGTACAAGCTCTCAGCCACAATTTGCGGTAGGCTCGTTTTTAGACAGGGGGCAACGTTATCAATTATTGGAACCATTACCAAGTCCAGAGGTTTTTGCTGCCAACACTGAGGTTAAAGTCAGGGTTTTAGATTGCCAACCTTATCAGATCTCACCTATTGAGGCAGTGTTAGATAATGGACCCCAGGGGTTGATTGTACCTTCAGTAAGTGTCATTGGCATTCCTCCTTTGGCTCAAGCTTATGTGACATTGCAACCGGATCGTCCACCGGGAATACCACTAATTCACGATGCTTGGCAGCAAGATAATATCCAGGTTGTTTTAATTGAAGACCGTTCTCATTGGCAGTTGTTAATAGATGCCTGGCAAGATCAGGAAACCAATCCGTTACAGATTTTACACTGGTGTTATCAAATGATTCAACTGTGGGGGATACTGGAACGGGTGAATTGTCGCCAAAGTTTGTTGGAGTTATCGAATCTGCGACTGGATGAAGATCAGACGCTGGGATTACAACGGTTGTATCTGGAAATACCTGGGGGTAATTTGTCACCAGATGAGGAAGAGTCTTTAACTATCAAGGCTTTGGGACGGGTTTGGCACGCTATATGTAGGGAGTCCCAACGCACCCAGTTGGGTTCGGCTATGCAAATCTTGGAGGATTTAGAAGTCGGTAAGATTGAAACTTTGGAAGAGTTGCGATCGCGTTTACAAGATATAGCTACAGAACTAGAACCACCTTCCCCAGCTGATTTTAGTTCGACCGCAACAAATAATACTACTTCGCCAACTATGTTGCAAGATAATTATCGGGAGGATATTGATAAAAACGAAGACGCACCAACCATGATCCTGTCCATGCAGTTAAAGAGTGTAGAAAATACAGGACGCACTGATGTCGGTCGTCAACGCAATCACAACGAAGACTATTTTGGCATTGAAACCAGCCAGCAAAAACTGGAATTACCCAGAAGTCGTATCTTACAAGCACGAGGTATATATATTCTGTGTGATGGCATGGGGGGACACGCTAGTGGTGAAGTGGCTAGTGAGTTGGCAGTCAAGACTGTGCGGCAATATCTCCGCCAAAATTGGGTTTCTGAGGAACTACCAACGGCAGAAACTATCCAAGCAGCGGTTTTTCTGGCTAATCAGACGATTTACAATCTCAATCAACAAGATGCCCGTTCTGGTGTTGGACGCATGGGTACTACCTTGGTTATGTTGTTAATGCAAAACACTAAGTTAGCAGTTGCTCATGTGGGAGATAGTCGCCTTTATCGTGTCACTCGTAAGCGCGGATTAGAACAACTTACTGTAGATCACGAAGTTGGTCAACGGGAAATTGCCAAAGGTGTAGATTTTACCATAGCTTATGCCCGTCCAGATGCCTACCAACTCACCCAAGCTTTGGGACCACGAGATACAAATTTTCTCCATCCTCATGTAGATTTTTTCGAGATTCGTGAAGATACGCTGCTACTGTTGGCTTCGGACGGTTTATCAGATAATGATTTATTAGAAAATCATTGGCAGACTCACCTGGAACCGTTACTTAGTTCTGGCGTTAATCTGGAGTTAGGTCTAAACGACTTGATTGATTTAGCCAACGAACACAATGGACATGACAACATTACAGGTATACTTATTCGGGTAAAGGTATGCCCCAATCAGCAAAATTTTCCATAA
- a CDS encoding FHA domain-containing serine/threonine-protein kinase, producing MVTLTLLDTQHKTPLKQWCFEGSTVIRIGRAVDNHVVLNDSLVSRYHLELKQFSSGSKGDAWQVISQGTNGTFLNGTLINKSTLPDDSFLELAQGGPLLKFQLQDTPEPTASPWQPIHKEIQNPSAACTHEGNSPANLFCVHCGQPLSVKQQIRHYQVLRTLGQGGMGTTYLAWDATGLSTGVPQLLVLKEMNADMARIAKAQELFAREANALKCLNYPGIPKYYDFFVENGKKYLAMELIHGQDLEKRIYNAGPVTPNQAIAWMVQTCDILEYLHGQEPPLIHRDIKPANLMVRSANNRVVVLDFGAVKETGTAPGTRIGAEGYCAPEQERGQPLTQSDLYAVGPTMIFLLTGENPLKFYRQRGRAFGFDVRSVPTITPQLREVIERVTESLPRDRYQSAKELAKALISATS from the coding sequence GTGGTTACTCTGACCCTATTAGACACGCAACATAAAACTCCACTCAAGCAGTGGTGCTTTGAGGGTTCCACCGTGATTCGCATTGGTCGAGCGGTGGATAATCACGTGGTTTTAAATGATAGTTTGGTTTCACGGTATCATCTGGAACTTAAGCAATTTAGTTCTGGTAGTAAGGGTGATGCTTGGCAGGTAATTAGTCAAGGCACAAATGGTACTTTTCTGAATGGTACTTTGATAAATAAAAGTACGCTGCCAGATGATTCTTTTCTGGAATTAGCACAGGGAGGTCCTTTACTCAAATTCCAACTTCAAGATACACCAGAACCAACTGCTTCACCTTGGCAGCCAATACACAAGGAAATTCAAAACCCCAGTGCGGCTTGTACCCATGAAGGTAACTCTCCGGCTAATTTATTTTGTGTTCACTGCGGCCAACCGCTCTCGGTTAAACAGCAAATTCGCCATTATCAGGTTTTACGAACTCTAGGACAAGGAGGTATGGGTACTACTTACTTGGCTTGGGATGCCACAGGTTTAAGTACGGGTGTACCGCAACTGTTGGTATTAAAGGAAATGAATGCTGATATGGCTAGAATTGCCAAAGCTCAGGAATTATTTGCACGGGAAGCTAATGCTCTTAAATGTCTTAATTATCCGGGAATTCCTAAGTATTACGATTTTTTTGTAGAGAATGGTAAAAAATACTTGGCTATGGAATTAATTCATGGACAAGATTTAGAAAAACGTATATATAATGCTGGGCCTGTTACACCCAATCAAGCGATCGCTTGGATGGTGCAAACTTGTGATATTTTAGAATATCTCCATGGTCAAGAACCGCCACTAATTCACCGTGATATTAAACCTGCTAACTTGATGGTGCGGAGTGCTAATAATCGTGTGGTGGTGTTAGATTTTGGTGCTGTCAAGGAAACCGGCACCGCACCGGGGACAAGAATTGGTGCAGAAGGTTACTGCGCTCCTGAACAAGAACGAGGACAACCTCTCACGCAATCAGACTTATATGCTGTCGGACCAACAATGATTTTTTTACTTACAGGGGAAAATCCTCTGAAGTTTTATCGTCAAAGAGGAAGGGCTTTTGGCTTTGATGTCAGAAGTGTTCCTACTATTACGCCCCAACTCAGAGAGGTGATTGAGCGGGTTACGGAAAGTCTACCACGCGATCGCTATCAAAGTGCCAAAGAATTGGCTAAGGCATTAATCTCAGCTACCAGCTAG
- a CDS encoding DegT/DnrJ/EryC1/StrS family aminotransferase, translating into MNEKSYFIPIAKPFLGEEEAQAASQTILSGWVTQGPQVKAFEEEFADYVSAKYACAVSSCTTALHLALLAVGVQHGDEVITVSHSYIATANSIRYCGAIPVFVDIEPETYNINPELIEPVISDRTKAILIVHQMGMPCSLKAILAIAKKYSLPVIEDAACAIGSEILWQEKWEKIGKPHGDIACFSFHPRKVITTGDGGMLTTSNPEWDKKFRLWRQHGMSVPDTVRHGSKQVIFETYPVLGYNYRMTDIQAAVGREQLKKLPNIISQRRQLAEKYQELLSNISGIELPTEPLWAKTNWQSYCIKLADYINQTAVMQKLLDQGIATRRGIMCAHREESYHDQPWHCGIKYNSCNCSQLECKALNISQYAQDHSLILPLFPEMLIQEQQQICASITQIIQTL; encoded by the coding sequence ATGAATGAAAAATCTTATTTTATTCCTATCGCTAAACCTTTTCTAGGTGAAGAAGAAGCCCAAGCAGCAAGTCAAACAATTTTATCAGGATGGGTGACACAAGGTCCACAAGTCAAGGCTTTTGAAGAAGAGTTTGCCGACTATGTAAGTGCAAAATATGCTTGTGCTGTTTCTAGTTGCACTACGGCCTTACATTTGGCTTTATTAGCCGTAGGTGTTCAACATGGTGATGAAGTAATTACAGTATCCCATTCTTACATTGCAACAGCTAATAGCATTCGCTACTGTGGTGCTATTCCCGTATTTGTGGATATTGAACCGGAAACTTATAATATTAATCCTGAATTAATTGAACCTGTAATCAGCGATCGCACTAAAGCAATTTTAATAGTGCATCAAATGGGAATGCCCTGTAGTTTAAAGGCAATTTTAGCTATTGCAAAAAAATATTCTTTACCAGTCATTGAAGATGCTGCTTGTGCGATCGGTAGTGAGATATTATGGCAGGAGAAATGGGAAAAAATTGGTAAACCTCATGGAGATATTGCCTGTTTTTCCTTTCACCCTCGTAAAGTGATTACCACTGGTGACGGTGGAATGCTAACCACTTCTAATCCTGAATGGGATAAAAAGTTCAGATTATGGCGACAACATGGTATGAGTGTACCAGATACCGTGCGTCATGGTTCAAAACAAGTCATTTTTGAAACCTATCCTGTTTTAGGCTATAACTACAGAATGACTGATATTCAAGCAGCAGTCGGACGAGAGCAATTGAAAAAATTACCCAATATAATCTCTCAAAGACGACAACTAGCGGAAAAATATCAAGAATTATTATCTAATATTTCTGGAATAGAACTGCCAACAGAACCATTATGGGCAAAAACTAATTGGCAAAGTTATTGTATTAAATTAGCTGACTATATTAATCAAACAGCGGTAATGCAAAAATTATTAGATCAAGGAATTGCCACACGAAGAGGAATAATGTGCGCTCATAGAGAAGAATCATATCATGATCAACCTTGGCATTGTGGTATAAAGTATAATTCTTGTAACTGTTCTCAATTAGAATGTAAAGCATTAAATATTAGTCAATATGCTCAAGATCACTCTCTTATCTTACCTCTTTTTCCAGAAATGCTGATACAAGAACAACAACAAATATGTGCAAGTATCACACAGATTATACAGACTTTATAA